GCTTTATTGGGATACCAAGGAGCTTTGCTCGCGGGATCCTTTGTCTCGGGAGTGATGATGGGGTCGGGCTTGAACTACCTTCCGCAATTTCTTGGCGCCAAGAAAACCGTCGGCCATCATTTGGGCGACGCGGCCATCGCGGTCTTCGGTCCCTGCGATCGCCACGGCACTTTCTTCAAAGTCGGCCAATTCCTCGGCCTTGCCTAAGCGGATCATAAAAACTAAAGAAAATGATCAAGGTGCAGATAGGAGGTTTCCTTGACCTTGCTGAACTCCTTGTCGTTGCCGATGATGGTTTGGCAGCGATGAACCCAGGCGCATGAGGCATGGATGGCGTCCGGGGTTTTTAGACGATAACGGGCCCGGAATTGGGCCGCTTTATCGGCTGTTTCCAAATCGATGGGATGAATCGTCATGTGGGGAAGGTTTTTCAGGAGACTCACCTGGGTCAGGGCGGTCTTACTCTGGCCCAACTGGTAAGGTTTCACATTCAGCTCGAGAATGCTTAAGACGGAGATATGTCCTTCATGTTTTTTGTTTTCGATGGAGTTGAAAACGACTTCTGTCAAGGCGGAATAAGGAAGGATGTCCTCGAGTTGGTAG
This DNA window, taken from bacterium, encodes the following:
- a CDS encoding PIN domain-containing protein codes for the protein MVKKASFIHALNRAGALYLDTSLLIYQLEDILPYSALTEVVFNSIENKKHEGHISVLSILELNVKPYQLGQSKTALTQVSLLKNLPHMTIHPIDLETADKAAQFRARYRLKTPDAIHASCAWVHRCQTIIGNDKEFSKVKETSYLHLDHFL